In Camelus bactrianus isolate YW-2024 breed Bactrian camel chromosome 34, ASM4877302v1, whole genome shotgun sequence, one genomic interval encodes:
- the LOC141575884 gene encoding uncharacterized protein LOC141575884 produces the protein MASAKKVTEKRHNPVESICRKIRAIQKREISHPIRHIVRYQSSSFDSPQTNPKKDLEEVLRRMIAAHVPPPNTLSSSSERGEAFISPPHIASPGDPTSSHPGSPESAAHSAILTRSENISRPRSQSPQNCTSLRSQIRKREHFSNKDLNNYCNENDFRSLTLDFDSASDQSSGFFTPQDSVVKKLSLNEEGKYSSFNICFSNKAINIPLSEYLNCLN, from the coding sequence ATGGCCTCTGCAAAGAAGGTAACTGAGAAGCGGCATAACCCAGTGGAAAGCATCTGCAGAAAAATCCGAGCCATCCAAaagagagagatttcacatcCCATCCGACACATTGTCAGATACCAGTCTAGCAGTTTTGACAGTCCACAGACTAACCCCAAGAAGGATCTTGAAGAGGTGCTGAGGAGAATGATTGCTGCCCACGTGCCTCCGCCCAACACGCTCTCCTCGAGTTCTGAGAGAGGTGAAGCCTTCATTTCACCTCCTCACATCGCATCTCCAGGAGATCCAACCAGCTCCCACCCCGGCTCTCCTGAGAGTGCAGCACACTCTGCTATCCTCACAAGGTCTGAAAACATCTCAAGGCCGAGATCACAGAGCCCCCAGAATTGCACATCTTTGAGATCCCAGATCAGAAAAAGGGAGCACTTCTCTAACAAGGATTTGAACAACTATTGTAATGAAAATGATTTTCGTTCCTTAACACTTGACTTTGATTCTGCCTCTGATCAAAGCTCCGGATTTTTCACTCCTCAGGATTCAGTGGTGAAAAAATTATCTCTGAATGAAGAGGGTAAATATTCATCTTTTAATATCTGTTTTTCCAATAAAGCAATAAATATACCACTATCAGAATACTTGAACTGCttgaactaa